In one window of Desulfuromonas sp. DNA:
- a CDS encoding sigma-54 dependent transcriptional regulator, with amino-acid sequence MSRKLFPDLPILLVDDESSWLRSLSLSLGGSAGINHVLQCHDSRDVMGILAGQEVSLILLDLTMPHLSGRELLMMIAEEHPEVPVIILTGMNTVETAVECMKRGAFDFYVKTGEEERLLAGVRRALDVYALRRENSALRRVDQAGELENPEAFSAIITRSPKMEALFLYAEAVAPSGEPVLITGESGTGKELIARALHELGTPAGPWVAVNAAGLDDQVFSDTLFGHTRGAFTGADRARPGMIERAQGGTLFLDEVGDLSPASQVKLLRLLQEGEYLPLGSDLPKRSNARILCATNRDLAARQDAGAFRKDLYFRVRSHQVHLPPLRERTEDIPLLLDAFLDEAARGLGKKTPTPTAELAVLLATHHFPGNVRELRAMVYDAVSLHRTKVLSMESFRQKIGLTAGEGVLPPAALVFPQRLPTIVETTDLLVGEAMKRSKGNQSIAAGLLGISQQALSKRLKKTSR; translated from the coding sequence ATGAGCAGGAAACTTTTCCCGGATCTGCCGATCCTCCTCGTCGACGACGAGTCGTCCTGGTTGCGCAGTCTCTCGTTGTCCCTCGGGGGTTCCGCAGGGATCAACCACGTCCTCCAGTGCCATGACAGCCGGGATGTGATGGGAATTCTGGCCGGTCAGGAGGTAAGCCTGATTCTTCTCGACCTGACCATGCCCCATCTTTCCGGCCGGGAGCTGTTGATGATGATTGCCGAGGAGCACCCCGAGGTTCCGGTCATCATCCTTACCGGCATGAATACGGTGGAGACCGCCGTCGAGTGCATGAAACGGGGGGCCTTCGACTTCTACGTCAAGACCGGTGAGGAGGAGCGCCTGCTCGCCGGGGTGCGGCGGGCGCTGGACGTCTATGCTCTGCGCCGCGAGAACTCCGCCTTGCGCAGAGTGGATCAAGCGGGCGAACTGGAGAACCCGGAGGCTTTCTCCGCCATCATCACCCGCAGCCCGAAGATGGAGGCGCTCTTCCTCTATGCCGAGGCGGTGGCGCCCAGCGGCGAGCCGGTGCTGATTACCGGCGAAAGCGGCACCGGTAAGGAGCTGATCGCCCGGGCTCTCCACGAGTTGGGGACCCCCGCCGGGCCGTGGGTCGCTGTCAACGCGGCGGGGCTCGACGACCAGGTCTTCTCGGACACCCTCTTCGGCCATACCAGAGGGGCCTTCACCGGGGCGGACAGGGCCCGGCCCGGCATGATAGAGCGGGCGCAGGGGGGCACCCTCTTTCTCGACGAGGTCGGCGATCTGAGCCCGGCCTCCCAGGTCAAGCTCCTGCGCCTGCTGCAGGAAGGGGAATATCTCCCCCTCGGCTCCGACCTTCCGAAGCGGAGCAACGCGCGGATCCTCTGCGCCACCAACCGCGACCTCGCTGCCCGGCAGGACGCGGGCGCCTTCCGGAAAGACCTCTACTTCCGCGTCCGCTCCCACCAGGTGCACCTGCCCCCCCTGCGGGAGCGCACCGAGGACATCCCCCTGCTCCTCGACGCCTTTCTCGATGAGGCGGCCCGGGGGCTCGGCAAGAAGACGCCAACCCCCACTGCCGAGCTTGCCGTTCTCCTCGCCACTCATCATTTCCCCGGCAACGTGCGGGAGCTGCGGGCCATGGTCTACGACGCGGTGAGCCTGCACCGTACCAAAGTCCTTTCGATGGAGTCTTTTCGCCAGAAGATCGGTCTTACCGCCGGGGAGGGCGTCCTCCCCCCAGCCGCCCTTGTCTTTCCGCAGCGCCTGCCGACCATTGTTGAGACGACCGACCTACTCGTCGGCGAAGCGATGAAACGATCCAAAGGCAACCAGAGTATTGCTGCCGGCCTGCTCGGTATCTCCCAGCAGGCCCTGAGCAAGCGCCTCAAAAAGACCAGCCGCTAG
- a CDS encoding ATP-binding protein, with product MEERYRQDGDFTMGEWAYSELRDEIPLLLSEMLDASRRIAHIVEDMKDFSRPTRAQQLGPFDMNEAVEAALRLAGSTVRKATDHFVADYGAGLPAAYGDFQGTVQVTVNLVTNAYHALQGKDRGIRIRTRFDEDRNRVVLEVRDEGVGIAPEDLPRITEPFYTSRREEGGSGLGLSISSRIAMDMGAKLAFSSTVGKVTTATLEVPVFQEKD from the coding sequence TTGGAGGAGCGCTACCGGCAGGATGGCGACTTTACTATGGGCGAATGGGCCTATTCGGAACTGCGGGACGAAATCCCGCTCCTCTTATCTGAAATGCTCGACGCCTCCCGCCGCATCGCTCACATCGTCGAGGACATGAAGGACTTCTCCCGCCCGACGAGAGCCCAGCAACTCGGGCCCTTTGACATGAACGAGGCGGTGGAGGCGGCACTGCGTCTTGCCGGCAGTACCGTTCGCAAGGCGACGGACCATTTCGTGGCTGATTATGGCGCGGGGCTGCCCGCGGCGTATGGGGATTTTCAGGGGACGGTCCAGGTGACGGTCAACCTGGTTACCAATGCCTATCATGCACTGCAGGGGAAGGACAGGGGGATTCGCATCAGGACCCGTTTCGACGAAGACCGGAACAGGGTGGTGCTGGAGGTCCGGGACGAGGGGGTCGGGATTGCCCCGGAGGACCTCCCCCGCATCACCGAACCCTTCTACACCTCCCGGCGGGAAGAGGGGGGGAGCGGGCTCGGTCTCTCCATTTCCTCCCGCATTGCCATGGACATGGGCGCCAAGCTTGCCTTTTCCTCGACCGTGGGCAAAGTGACGACGGCGACTCTGGAAGTTCCCGTTTTTCAGGAGAAGGACTGA
- a CDS encoding PAS domain-containing protein: MGSWDTDLETGDIFWSDEMYRLVGQEPAAFTPTAEQLFELIHSDDREDMQRAFDRALTGERAYRLEHRVILADGSVRHFDVQGEVQCDAAGKPVRIVGTTLDITERKVVEEDLQTTHRRLADIIDFLPDATFVIDREKRVVAWNRAVEEMTGVPKEEVLGQGDYAYALPFWGERRPILIDLVESDDRDLETFYGVARTEDGRVMGEAFLPPAENRAGKYLWGVASPLYDTEGNVIGAIESIRDISKRKLAVEAVRESERRLATLMANLPGMAYRCRNDRAWTMDFVSEGCRDLTGYLPEDLLDSHKVSYAHIIHPDDRERVWHMIKASLVKKRPFQLEYRIRTAGGKQRWVAELGRGIFSEGGEMLFLEGIITDITERKQVEESLRRSEGEFKRVSQEFRTLLDGIPDVIVLLSPDLEVVWANQAAAALRPSSTAFLSGETCYSAWHNRTTPCGICPAVETFRSGEIVERTFAKGDGRSWHLKAIPLKDSAGGVINVIEIASDITEQVRLREEAERSSRLAALGELAAGVAH; encoded by the coding sequence GTGGGCAGCTGGGATACCGACCTCGAGACCGGCGATATTTTTTGGTCCGACGAGATGTATCGCCTCGTCGGGCAGGAGCCAGCCGCCTTTACGCCTACCGCCGAGCAATTGTTCGAACTCATCCATTCCGATGACCGAGAGGATATGCAGCGGGCTTTTGATCGGGCCCTGACCGGGGAGCGCGCCTATCGGCTCGAGCATCGCGTCATCCTCGCCGACGGCAGCGTCCGGCATTTCGACGTGCAGGGCGAAGTCCAATGCGACGCGGCGGGCAAGCCTGTGCGGATTGTCGGGACGACGCTCGACATCACCGAGCGCAAGGTGGTTGAAGAAGATCTGCAGACCACCCACCGGCGCCTGGCCGACATCATCGACTTCCTCCCCGACGCCACCTTCGTCATCGACCGGGAAAAGCGGGTGGTCGCCTGGAACCGGGCCGTCGAGGAGATGACCGGAGTGCCCAAGGAGGAGGTCCTCGGGCAGGGGGATTATGCCTATGCGCTGCCGTTCTGGGGGGAACGCCGGCCGATCCTGATCGACCTGGTCGAAAGCGACGACCGGGACCTTGAAACCTTCTACGGCGTGGCCAGGACAGAGGACGGCAGGGTCATGGGGGAGGCCTTCCTGCCTCCCGCGGAGAATCGCGCGGGGAAGTATCTCTGGGGAGTCGCCTCGCCCCTGTACGATACCGAGGGGAATGTCATTGGCGCAATCGAGTCGATCCGGGACATCTCCAAACGCAAGCTGGCCGTAGAGGCGGTGCGGGAGAGTGAAAGAAGGCTCGCCACGCTGATGGCCAACCTCCCGGGGATGGCTTACCGCTGTAGGAACGACCGCGCCTGGACAATGGATTTTGTCAGCGAGGGCTGCCGCGACCTGACCGGTTATCTGCCCGAAGACCTGCTCGACAGTCATAAGGTGTCTTATGCTCACATCATTCACCCGGATGACCGGGAAAGGGTGTGGCATATGATCAAGGCTTCCCTTGTGAAGAAACGGCCCTTTCAGTTGGAATATCGCATCCGCACCGCCGGGGGAAAGCAGCGGTGGGTTGCAGAGTTGGGAAGAGGCATATTTTCCGAAGGCGGGGAGATGCTCTTTCTCGAAGGGATTATCACGGACATCACGGAGCGCAAGCAGGTCGAAGAATCCCTGCGCCGCAGCGAAGGGGAGTTCAAAAGGGTTTCGCAAGAGTTTCGTACCCTGCTCGACGGCATCCCCGACGTGATCGTCCTCCTTTCTCCCGACCTGGAAGTTGTCTGGGCCAACCAGGCGGCCGCGGCCCTCCGCCCATCCTCCACTGCGTTCCTGAGCGGAGAGACCTGCTACTCGGCATGGCACAACCGCACGACCCCCTGTGGCATCTGCCCTGCCGTCGAAACATTCCGCAGCGGAGAGATCGTGGAGAGGACGTTTGCCAAGGGCGACGGCCGCAGCTGGCACCTCAAAGCGATTCCCCTGAAGGATTCGGCGGGGGGGGTGATCAATGTCATCGAGATTGCCAGCGACATCACCGAACAAGTTCGGCTTCGCGAGGAGGCCGAACGTTCGAGCCGCCTGGCGGCCCTCGGCGAACTGGCCGCCGGGGTGGCCCACTAG
- a CDS encoding PAS domain S-box protein: MQYRLSDLIDLPAVRTMVDSLYAAAGIPVGMIDVDGTVLLAAGWQDICTKFHRVHPATARRCRESDAYIDRYLTGDAELPSCGFIEYTCQNGLIDACMPVIIEGNHLANLYLGQFLYQPPDEAFFRAQALEHGFDEEVYLEALRRVPIFSRERVEEILAFHSHFLDVLIRMGLERLRYLTANRELEFREAFEKLIANISTRFVELPSEEINQGIDLALQELGEFIAADRSYVFLRTPGGMHASCTNEVCAEGVPAAREEKQAVNLSDLPWYLEKIRSQKVLYVPRVDDLPSEAQTEKELWQAHGIRTLAGVPIYVAEQQIGLLGFDSVHAEKSWDDDTLNRLKTVGEIFGSAIARERSERALRESEEWFRTIFEASAVGMATFSAGSKIDHVNPALCRLLGYSQAELQQLTVADVTHPEDLELTARQIDEATAGQRRHIEMEKRYLRKNGSTVWGQVSVAYLPQAGHGPMRSVAMIQDITERKEVERRLQESEKRLALALQVSNQGVWDLNTETGETYFSSRYYQMLGYESDELEASYESWAELLHPDDREQAIATAEDFFDNGRSYMAEFRMRTKDGAYRHILSCCEAVERTREGQPLRLLGTHMDITERVEYRRQL; encoded by the coding sequence ATGCAATATCGACTCTCCGACCTGATCGACCTGCCCGCCGTGCGGACGATGGTGGACAGTCTGTACGCGGCGGCGGGGATCCCCGTGGGGATGATCGACGTCGACGGGACGGTGCTGCTGGCGGCGGGTTGGCAGGACATCTGCACCAAGTTCCATCGTGTCCATCCGGCCACCGCACGGCGCTGCCGGGAGAGCGACGCCTATATCGATCGCTACCTGACGGGCGATGCCGAACTCCCCTCCTGCGGCTTCATCGAATACACCTGCCAAAACGGCCTGATCGATGCCTGCATGCCGGTCATCATCGAAGGCAACCATCTCGCCAACCTGTACCTCGGCCAGTTCCTCTACCAGCCCCCCGACGAAGCGTTCTTCAGGGCGCAGGCCCTGGAGCACGGCTTCGACGAGGAGGTCTATCTCGAGGCGTTGCGCCGGGTGCCGATCTTCTCCCGGGAGCGGGTCGAGGAAATCCTCGCCTTCCACTCCCATTTTCTGGATGTGCTCATCCGAATGGGTCTGGAACGGTTGCGGTACCTGACAGCTAATCGGGAACTGGAATTCAGAGAGGCTTTCGAGAAACTCATCGCCAATATCTCAACCCGGTTCGTTGAACTCCCCTCTGAAGAGATAAATCAGGGCATCGATCTGGCACTGCAGGAACTTGGCGAATTTATCGCAGCGGACCGCAGCTATGTCTTCTTGCGTACCCCGGGCGGAATGCATGCGTCCTGCACCAACGAGGTGTGCGCGGAGGGTGTTCCAGCAGCCCGGGAGGAGAAGCAGGCCGTCAATTTAAGCGATCTGCCCTGGTACCTGGAGAAGATCAGGAGCCAGAAGGTGCTCTATGTACCGCGGGTCGATGACTTGCCCTCTGAGGCGCAGACGGAAAAGGAACTCTGGCAGGCACATGGCATACGCACTCTGGCAGGGGTGCCGATCTACGTGGCCGAACAGCAGATCGGCCTGCTCGGGTTTGACAGCGTCCATGCGGAGAAATCCTGGGATGACGATACGCTGAACCGGCTCAAGACCGTCGGCGAGATCTTCGGCAGCGCCATTGCCCGCGAGCGCTCCGAAAGGGCGCTGCGCGAAAGCGAGGAGTGGTTCCGGACAATTTTCGAGGCTTCCGCGGTCGGCATGGCGACCTTCTCAGCCGGAAGCAAGATTGATCATGTCAACCCGGCTCTGTGCCGGCTCCTCGGCTACAGCCAGGCCGAGTTGCAACAGCTCACCGTGGCCGATGTGACCCACCCCGAGGACCTCGAGTTGACCGCGCGGCAGATCGACGAGGCCACCGCCGGGCAGCGGCGGCACATCGAAATGGAAAAGCGCTATCTGCGCAAGAACGGATCCACGGTCTGGGGGCAAGTTTCGGTCGCCTACCTGCCCCAGGCGGGGCACGGGCCGATGCGGTCCGTCGCCATGATTCAGGACATCACCGAGCGCAAAGAGGTGGAACGGCGCCTGCAGGAGAGCGAGAAGCGCCTGGCCCTGGCCCTGCAGGTCTCCAACCAGGGGGTCTGGGACTTGAACACCGAGACCGGAGAAACCTATTTCAGCTCCAGGTATTACCAGATGCTCGGTTACGAGTCGGACGAGCTTGAAGCCTCCTATGAATCCTGGGCCGAGTTGCTGCACCCGGATGACCGCGAACAGGCGATTGCCACAGCCGAGGATTTTTTCGACAACGGCCGGAGCTACATGGCCGAGTTCCGCATGCGGACCAAAGACGGCGCGTACCGGCACATCCTTTCCTGCTGCGAGGCGGTCGAGCGTACCAGGGAGGGGCAGCCGCTGCGCCTGCTCGGCACCCACATGGACATCACCGAGCGCGTGGAATACCGGCGGCAACTGTAG
- the ppsA gene encoding phosphoenolpyruvate synthase: MAREDLVLWFEEVSLKDVPRVGGKNASLGEMVRHLGPGGVRVPPGFAVTADAYRLFLREAGLEGKLERLLGELDTETMANLASVGRRIRRALRSAPLPAGLEEAVRRAYGRLEERFGEDCDVAVRSSATAEDLPDASFAGQQETYLNIRGVEELLEACRNCFASLFTNRAISYRQDKGFDHSAVALSVGVQKMVRSDKGCAGVMFTLDTESGFEGVVLINAAWGLGENVVAGAVNPDEYTVFKPTLAQGFRPLLRATLGSKEKKVVYTEGGAKATTREVAVPAEERRRFCLVEEEALQLARLACVIEDHYRRPMDIEWGKDGESGELYILQARPETVQSLRRGQVLETYRLQGEGQVLATGKSVGNRIGAGKAMVIKDAHAIGRFEPGRVLVTDMTDPDWEPVMKKAAAIVTNRGGRTCHAAIVSRELGLPCVIGTGDGTAVLKEGQDVTVSCAGGETGLVYEGILPFDVEQTDLGTLERPRTKIMMNLGDPEQAFGLSRIPNDGIGLARLEFIINTAIQAHPLALLHPDRIADRGERRRIERLTEGYPDGAAFFVDKLAQGVATLAAAFYPNDVIVRMSDFKTNEYAGLLGGAAFEPQESNPMIGFRGASRYYDERYREGFLLECRAMRRVREEMGLSNVKLMIPFCRTVEEGRKGLDVMAEAGLERGKDGLEVFVMCEIPSNVVLAEGFAEIFDGFSIGSNDLTQLILGLDRDSEIVAHLYDERNAAVKTMIADVIARVKRAGRKIGICGQAPSDYPEFAEFLVECGIDSLSLNPDTVLATTVRILEVEKKQNARKAR, encoded by the coding sequence ATGGCCCGTGAAGACCTGGTCCTGTGGTTCGAGGAAGTCAGCCTGAAGGACGTCCCCCGGGTCGGGGGCAAGAACGCCTCCCTCGGGGAGATGGTGCGCCACCTCGGCCCCGGGGGGGTACGGGTGCCGCCGGGGTTCGCGGTGACCGCCGACGCCTACCGCCTCTTTCTCCGGGAGGCCGGCCTCGAGGGAAAGCTGGAGCGGCTGTTGGGCGAGCTTGACACCGAGACCATGGCCAACCTCGCTTCCGTGGGGCGGCGCATCCGCCGGGCGCTACGCTCGGCCCCCCTTCCCGCGGGGCTCGAGGAGGCCGTTCGCCGGGCCTACGGTCGGCTGGAAGAACGCTTCGGCGAGGACTGCGACGTGGCGGTGCGCTCCAGCGCCACCGCCGAAGACCTCCCCGACGCCTCCTTCGCGGGCCAGCAGGAGACCTACCTCAACATCCGCGGCGTCGAGGAGCTGCTCGAGGCCTGCCGCAACTGCTTCGCTTCCCTCTTCACCAACCGCGCCATCTCCTATCGCCAGGACAAGGGCTTCGACCATTCCGCCGTGGCCCTCTCCGTCGGCGTGCAGAAGATGGTGCGCTCGGACAAGGGGTGCGCCGGGGTCATGTTCACCCTCGACACGGAGAGCGGCTTCGAGGGTGTCGTGTTGATCAACGCCGCCTGGGGGTTGGGGGAGAATGTCGTCGCCGGGGCGGTCAACCCCGACGAGTACACCGTCTTCAAACCAACCCTGGCCCAGGGCTTCCGACCCCTGCTGCGCGCCACTTTGGGGAGCAAGGAAAAGAAGGTCGTCTATACCGAGGGGGGGGCGAAGGCCACCACCCGGGAGGTGGCGGTCCCTGCAGAGGAGCGGCGCCGCTTCTGCCTCGTGGAGGAGGAGGCGCTGCAGCTGGCGCGCCTGGCCTGCGTCATCGAGGACCACTACCGCCGTCCCATGGACATCGAGTGGGGCAAGGACGGCGAGTCCGGCGAACTCTATATCCTCCAGGCCCGCCCCGAGACGGTCCAGTCCCTGCGCCGGGGCCAGGTCCTGGAGACCTACCGCCTGCAGGGGGAGGGCCAGGTCCTCGCCACCGGCAAGAGCGTCGGCAACCGGATCGGCGCGGGAAAAGCGATGGTCATCAAGGACGCCCACGCCATCGGGCGCTTCGAGCCCGGGCGCGTCCTGGTCACCGACATGACCGACCCCGACTGGGAGCCGGTCATGAAAAAAGCGGCGGCGATCGTCACCAACCGCGGCGGGCGCACCTGCCACGCGGCGATCGTCAGCCGGGAACTGGGGCTGCCCTGCGTCATCGGCACCGGCGACGGCACCGCCGTGCTCAAAGAGGGGCAGGATGTGACCGTCTCCTGCGCTGGCGGGGAGACGGGCCTCGTCTACGAGGGAATTCTCCCCTTCGACGTGGAGCAGACCGACCTCGGCACCCTGGAGCGGCCCCGGACGAAGATCATGATGAACCTCGGCGACCCGGAGCAGGCCTTCGGCCTCTCCCGCATCCCCAACGACGGCATCGGCCTGGCGCGCCTGGAGTTCATCATCAACACCGCCATCCAGGCCCACCCCCTCGCCTTGCTGCATCCCGACCGGATCGCGGACCGGGGGGAGCGGCGGCGCATCGAACGACTGACCGAAGGCTACCCCGACGGGGCCGCCTTCTTCGTCGACAAGCTCGCCCAGGGGGTGGCGACCCTCGCCGCCGCCTTCTACCCGAACGACGTCATCGTGCGCATGAGCGATTTCAAGACCAACGAGTACGCGGGGCTCCTCGGGGGGGCGGCCTTCGAGCCGCAGGAGTCCAACCCCATGATCGGCTTCCGGGGCGCCTCGCGCTACTACGACGAGCGCTACCGGGAGGGCTTTTTGCTCGAGTGCAGGGCCATGCGGCGGGTGCGGGAGGAGATGGGGCTGAGCAACGTCAAGCTCATGATCCCTTTCTGTCGAACCGTGGAGGAGGGGCGGAAGGGTCTGGATGTGATGGCGGAGGCGGGGCTGGAGCGGGGGAAGGACGGCCTGGAGGTCTTCGTGATGTGCGAGATCCCGTCTAACGTGGTCCTCGCCGAGGGGTTCGCGGAAATCTTCGACGGCTTCTCCATCGGCAGCAACGACCTCACCCAGCTGATCCTCGGCCTCGACCGCGACTCGGAGATCGTCGCCCACCTCTACGACGAGCGCAACGCCGCGGTGAAGACGATGATCGCCGACGTCATCGCCCGGGTGAAGAGGGCGGGGCGCAAGATCGGCATCTGCGGCCAGGCCCCGAGCGACTATCCCGAGTTCGCCGAGTTTCTGGTGGAGTGCGGCATCGACAGCCTCTCCCTCAACCCCGACACCGTCCTGGCGACGACGGTGCGGATTTTGGAGGTGGAGAAAAAACAGAATGCCCGAAAAGCCCGGTGA
- the corA gene encoding magnesium/cobalt transporter CorA, with product MRRRLAPVRKKKVGAAPGTLVHIGEKKGEKARITLISYGPERLEEGALRSPSEARETGAGGVSWLNLDGLHDVPLIEAFGKKYGLHPLVLEDILNTGGRPKLEDYGDYLFLVAKMLFHDEEAGEIRTEQVSFVLGSGYVLSFQEEAGDVFNGVRERLRSGKGRIRRMGPDYLAYALLDAIVDSYFVILEKIGDQLERMEDELIVEATPESLQKIHAFKREMILLRKSVWPLREVLAALQRDETPLVTEATGVFLRDVYDHTIQVVDTVETFRDLIGGLLDLYLSSISNRMNEVMKVLTIIATIFIPLTFLAGIYGMNFEHIPELKWRWGYAAFWLAVVVLGGAMFGFFRRKKWL from the coding sequence ATGAGGAGACGACTTGCTCCGGTGAGGAAGAAAAAGGTGGGTGCGGCCCCGGGCACCCTGGTGCACATCGGGGAGAAGAAGGGGGAGAAGGCCCGGATCACCCTTATCAGCTACGGTCCGGAGCGGCTGGAGGAGGGCGCCCTCCGGAGCCCTTCCGAGGCGAGGGAGACCGGGGCGGGCGGGGTGTCCTGGCTCAACCTCGACGGTCTCCACGATGTGCCCCTGATCGAGGCTTTCGGCAAGAAGTACGGCCTGCACCCCCTGGTCCTTGAGGACATCCTCAATACCGGCGGGCGGCCCAAGCTCGAGGACTACGGGGACTACCTCTTTCTTGTCGCCAAGATGCTCTTCCACGACGAGGAGGCCGGCGAGATCCGCACCGAGCAGGTCAGCTTCGTCCTCGGTTCAGGCTACGTCCTCTCTTTCCAGGAAGAGGCGGGGGACGTCTTCAACGGCGTGCGCGAGCGCCTGCGCAGCGGTAAGGGGCGCATCCGGCGAATGGGCCCCGACTATCTGGCCTACGCCCTGCTCGACGCCATCGTCGACAGCTATTTCGTCATCCTCGAGAAGATCGGCGACCAGCTCGAGCGCATGGAGGACGAATTGATCGTCGAGGCCACCCCCGAGTCGCTGCAGAAGATCCACGCCTTCAAGCGGGAGATGATCCTGCTGCGCAAGTCCGTCTGGCCCCTGCGTGAGGTCCTCGCGGCCCTGCAGCGGGACGAGACTCCCCTGGTGACCGAGGCGACGGGGGTCTTCCTGCGCGACGTCTACGACCACACCATCCAGGTGGTGGACACGGTGGAGACCTTTCGCGACCTCATCGGCGGCCTGCTCGACCTCTACCTGTCGAGTATCAGCAACCGCATGAACGAGGTCATGAAAGTCCTCACTATCATCGCCACCATCTTTATTCCCCTGACCTTTCTGGCCGGCATTTACGGCATGAACTTCGAGCACATCCCCGAACTGAAGTGGCGTTGGGGCTATGCCGCCTTCTGGCTGGCGGTCGTGGTGCTGGGCGGGGCCATGTTCGGCTTTTTCCGGCGCAAAAAGTGGCTTTAG